In Kogia breviceps isolate mKogBre1 chromosome 7, mKogBre1 haplotype 1, whole genome shotgun sequence, a single window of DNA contains:
- the BATF2 gene encoding LOW QUALITY PROTEIN: basic leucine zipper transcriptional factor ATF-like 2 (The sequence of the model RefSeq protein was modified relative to this genomic sequence to represent the inferred CDS: inserted 1 base in 1 codon), with amino-acid sequence MRLCGADGPLTRMDPEEQQRQLKKQSNRAAAQRSRQKHTNKADALHQQHESLEKHNHTLRKEIQALQAELVWWSQTLHMHERLCPMDCASSLAPVPPGRWGQAEWPPGPVRPGQHGRREQPGPFRTPVSSLMALQLSPDPQPHGSLGLLLSPLPSLSLGPAPVTASSAQPSPSPVRSASPTGFGLLRSSSKLSTTLPSPPAQPPPLQPLGLEHPTRGKLASSTXLQGRKHKACFLSSRWARAPPPLAFPLLSSAQVHF; translated from the exons ATGCGCCTCTGTGGGGCCGATGGGCCGCTGACCAGGATG GACCCTGAGGAACAACAGAGGCAGCTGAAGAAGCAGAGTAACCGCGCAGCCGCCCAGAGAAGCCGGCAGAAGCACACGAACAAGGCGGATGCCCTGCACCAG CAGCATGAGTCACTGGAGAAACACAACCACACCCTGCGGAAGGAGATCCAGGCCCTTCAGGCTGAGCTGGTGTGGTGGAGTCAGACCCTGCACATGCATGAGCGCCTGTGCCCCATGGACTGCGCCTCCAGCTTGGCTCCGGTGCCCCCTGGCCGCTGGGGCCAGGCTGAGTGGCCCCCAGGCCCCGTGCGCCCTGGACAACATGGCCGCCGGGAGCAGCCAGGCCCGTTCCGGACCCCGGTCTCCTCTCTGATGGCTCTGCAGCTCTCTCCAGATCCACAGCCTCATGGTTCCCTTGgcctcctcttgtctcctctgccCTCACTGTCCCTTGGTCCCGCCCCTGTCACTGCATCCTCTGCCCAGCCGTCCCCTAGCCCTGTCCGATCTGCCTCGCCCACTGGCTTCGGCCTGCTGAGGTCTTCCTCCAAGCTCAGCACCACCctgcccagccccccagcccaaCCTCCCCCTCTACAGCCCCTCGGGCTGGAGCACCCCACCAGGGGGAAGCTGGCGTCCTCAA GGCTGCAGGGCAGGAAGCATAAAGCCTGCTTCCTCAGCAGCAGATGGGCAAGGGCCCCACCCCCTCTGGCTTTCCCCCTGCTCTCCTCTGCTCAAGTCCACTTCTAA
- the ARL2 gene encoding ADP-ribosylation factor-like protein 2 isoform X1 → MGLLTILKKMKQKERELRLLMLGLDNAGKTTILKKFNGEDIDTISPTLGFNIKTLEHRGFKLNIWDVGGQKSLRSYWRNYFESTDGLIWVVDSADRQRMQDCQRELRNLLVEERLAGATLLIFANKQDLPGALSSNAIREALELDSIRSHHWCIQGCSAVTGENLLPGIDWLLDDISSRIFMAD, encoded by the exons ATGGGGCTTCTGACCATTCTGAAGAAGATGAAGCAGAAAGAGCGGGAGCTGCGACTGCTCATGCT TGGCCTGGACAATGCTGGCAAAACAACCATCCTCAAGAAGTTCAATGGGGAAGACATCGACACCATCTCCCCGACGCTGGGCTTCAACATCAAGACCCTGGAGCATCGAGG ATTCAAGCTGAACATCTGGGATGTGGGCGGCCAGAAGTCCCTGCGGTCCTACTGGCGGAACTACTTTGAGAGCACCGACGGCCTCATCTGGGTGGTGGACAGCGCCGACCGCCAGCGCATGCAGGACTGCCAGCGGGAGCTCCGGAATCTGCTGGTGGAGGAG CGCCTGGCTGGAGCGACCCTCCTCATCTTTGCCAACAAGCAGGACCTGCCTGGAGCGCTGTCCTCTAATGCTATCCGTGAG GCCCTGGAGCTGGACTCCATCCGTAGCCACCACTGGTGCATCCAGGGCTGCAGTGCTGTCACTGGGGAAAACCTGCTGCCCGGCATCGACTGGCTCCTGGATGACATCTCCAGCCGCATCTTCATGGCCGACTGA
- the ARL2 gene encoding ADP-ribosylation factor-like protein 2 isoform X2, whose protein sequence is MSPGCRAWGLLLNLAHPSGLDNAGKTTILKKFNGEDIDTISPTLGFNIKTLEHRGFKLNIWDVGGQKSLRSYWRNYFESTDGLIWVVDSADRQRMQDCQRELRNLLVEERLAGATLLIFANKQDLPGALSSNAIREALELDSIRSHHWCIQGCSAVTGENLLPGIDWLLDDISSRIFMAD, encoded by the exons ATGTCACCAGGCTGCAGAGCATGGGGACTTCTCCTTAACCTGGCACACCCCAGTGGCCTGGACAATGCTGGCAAAACAACCATCCTCAAGAAGTTCAATGGGGAAGACATCGACACCATCTCCCCGACGCTGGGCTTCAACATCAAGACCCTGGAGCATCGAGG ATTCAAGCTGAACATCTGGGATGTGGGCGGCCAGAAGTCCCTGCGGTCCTACTGGCGGAACTACTTTGAGAGCACCGACGGCCTCATCTGGGTGGTGGACAGCGCCGACCGCCAGCGCATGCAGGACTGCCAGCGGGAGCTCCGGAATCTGCTGGTGGAGGAG CGCCTGGCTGGAGCGACCCTCCTCATCTTTGCCAACAAGCAGGACCTGCCTGGAGCGCTGTCCTCTAATGCTATCCGTGAG GCCCTGGAGCTGGACTCCATCCGTAGCCACCACTGGTGCATCCAGGGCTGCAGTGCTGTCACTGGGGAAAACCTGCTGCCCGGCATCGACTGGCTCCTGGATGACATCTCCAGCCGCATCTTCATGGCCGACTGA